A window of the Brassica oleracea var. oleracea cultivar TO1000 chromosome C1, BOL, whole genome shotgun sequence genome harbors these coding sequences:
- the LOC106315865 gene encoding homeobox-leucine zipper protein ATHB-16 isoform X3, which yields MLDGYEEDGTIVEEYSGNHHHMGLSEKKRRLRVDQVKALEKNFELENKLEPERKTKLAQELGLQPRQVAVWFQNRRARWKTKQLEKDYGLLKSQYDSLRHNFDSLRRDNDSLLQEISKMKGKINGEEEEDNNNVRATTESDISAVKEEEDPIPSSPPQFLEHSTGFNYRRSFTDLRDLMPNPVVEAGSSDSCDSSAVLNEETSSENGRLTPPATVAGGSFLQFVKTEDHDEFFSGEEACGGFFSDEQPPSLNWYSASDHWT from the exons ATGCTCGACGGCTACGAAGAAGACGGCACAATAGTCGAGGAATATTCCGGCAACCACCACCACATGGGCCTGTCGGAGAAGAAGAGGAGGCTGCGTGTTGACCAAGTCAAAGCTCTCGAGAAGAATTTCGAGCTTGAGAACAAACTCGAGCCCGAGAGGAAAACCAAACTAGCGCAAGAGCTTGGTCTTCAGCCTCGCCAAGTGGCGGTTTGGTTCCAGAACCGCCGTGCACGGTGGAAGACAAAACAGCTCGAAAAAGACTACGGCCTTCTCAAGAGCCAGTACGACTCTCTCCGCCACAACTTCGACTCGCTCCGCCGCGACAACGATTCTCTTCTCCAAGAG ATTAGTAAAATGAAAGGTAAGATCAACGGAGAAGAAGAAGAAGATAACAACAACGTCAGGGCCACGACGGAGAGTGATATCTCCGCCGTGAAGGAAGAAGAAGATCCGATTCCTTCGTCTCCTCCTCAGTTTCTCGAACATTCGACCGGTTTTAACTACCGGCGAAGCTTCACCGATCTCCGTGATCTTATGCCCAACCCCGTCGTCGAAGCTGGATCTTCCGACAGCTGCGATTCGAGCGCTGTTCTAAACGAAGAAACCAGCTCGGAGAATGGGAGATTGACGCCGCCGGCGACGGTCGCCGGCGGAAGTTTCTTGCAGTTCGTGAAAACAGAGGATCACGACGAGTTTTTTAGCGGCGAAGAAGCTTGTGGCGGGTTCTTCTCCGACGAGCAACCGCCGTCTCTGAATTGGTACT
- the LOC106315865 gene encoding homeobox-leucine zipper protein ATHB-16 isoform X1, which produces MMKRLSSSDSMCGLVSNSPDEQSPRGYGGNFQSMLDGYEEDGTIVEEYSGNHHHMGLSEKKRRLRVDQVKALEKNFELENKLEPERKTKLAQELGLQPRQVAVWFQNRRARWKTKQLEKDYGLLKSQYDSLRHNFDSLRRDNDSLLQEISKMKGKINGEEEEDNNNVRATTESDISAVKEEEDPIPSSPPQFLEHSTGFNYRRSFTDLRDLMPNPVVEAGSSDSCDSSAVLNEETSSENGRLTPPATVAGGSFLQFVKTEDHDEFFSGEEACGGFFSDEQPPSLNWYSASDHWT; this is translated from the exons ATGATGAAAAGACTAAGCAGCTCAGATTCAATGTGTGGTCTAGTCTCCAATTCTCCAG ATGAGCAGAGTCCACGAGGGTACGGAGGTAATTTCCAGTCTATGCTCGACGGCTACGAAGAAGACGGCACAATAGTCGAGGAATATTCCGGCAACCACCACCACATGGGCCTGTCGGAGAAGAAGAGGAGGCTGCGTGTTGACCAAGTCAAAGCTCTCGAGAAGAATTTCGAGCTTGAGAACAAACTCGAGCCCGAGAGGAAAACCAAACTAGCGCAAGAGCTTGGTCTTCAGCCTCGCCAAGTGGCGGTTTGGTTCCAGAACCGCCGTGCACGGTGGAAGACAAAACAGCTCGAAAAAGACTACGGCCTTCTCAAGAGCCAGTACGACTCTCTCCGCCACAACTTCGACTCGCTCCGCCGCGACAACGATTCTCTTCTCCAAGAG ATTAGTAAAATGAAAGGTAAGATCAACGGAGAAGAAGAAGAAGATAACAACAACGTCAGGGCCACGACGGAGAGTGATATCTCCGCCGTGAAGGAAGAAGAAGATCCGATTCCTTCGTCTCCTCCTCAGTTTCTCGAACATTCGACCGGTTTTAACTACCGGCGAAGCTTCACCGATCTCCGTGATCTTATGCCCAACCCCGTCGTCGAAGCTGGATCTTCCGACAGCTGCGATTCGAGCGCTGTTCTAAACGAAGAAACCAGCTCGGAGAATGGGAGATTGACGCCGCCGGCGACGGTCGCCGGCGGAAGTTTCTTGCAGTTCGTGAAAACAGAGGATCACGACGAGTTTTTTAGCGGCGAAGAAGCTTGTGGCGGGTTCTTCTCCGACGAGCAACCGCCGTCTCTGAATTGGTACT
- the LOC106315865 gene encoding homeobox-leucine zipper protein ATHB-16 isoform X2, with translation MCGLVSNSPDEQSPRGYGGNFQSMLDGYEEDGTIVEEYSGNHHHMGLSEKKRRLRVDQVKALEKNFELENKLEPERKTKLAQELGLQPRQVAVWFQNRRARWKTKQLEKDYGLLKSQYDSLRHNFDSLRRDNDSLLQEISKMKGKINGEEEEDNNNVRATTESDISAVKEEEDPIPSSPPQFLEHSTGFNYRRSFTDLRDLMPNPVVEAGSSDSCDSSAVLNEETSSENGRLTPPATVAGGSFLQFVKTEDHDEFFSGEEACGGFFSDEQPPSLNWYSASDHWT, from the exons ATGTGTGGTCTAGTCTCCAATTCTCCAG ATGAGCAGAGTCCACGAGGGTACGGAGGTAATTTCCAGTCTATGCTCGACGGCTACGAAGAAGACGGCACAATAGTCGAGGAATATTCCGGCAACCACCACCACATGGGCCTGTCGGAGAAGAAGAGGAGGCTGCGTGTTGACCAAGTCAAAGCTCTCGAGAAGAATTTCGAGCTTGAGAACAAACTCGAGCCCGAGAGGAAAACCAAACTAGCGCAAGAGCTTGGTCTTCAGCCTCGCCAAGTGGCGGTTTGGTTCCAGAACCGCCGTGCACGGTGGAAGACAAAACAGCTCGAAAAAGACTACGGCCTTCTCAAGAGCCAGTACGACTCTCTCCGCCACAACTTCGACTCGCTCCGCCGCGACAACGATTCTCTTCTCCAAGAG ATTAGTAAAATGAAAGGTAAGATCAACGGAGAAGAAGAAGAAGATAACAACAACGTCAGGGCCACGACGGAGAGTGATATCTCCGCCGTGAAGGAAGAAGAAGATCCGATTCCTTCGTCTCCTCCTCAGTTTCTCGAACATTCGACCGGTTTTAACTACCGGCGAAGCTTCACCGATCTCCGTGATCTTATGCCCAACCCCGTCGTCGAAGCTGGATCTTCCGACAGCTGCGATTCGAGCGCTGTTCTAAACGAAGAAACCAGCTCGGAGAATGGGAGATTGACGCCGCCGGCGACGGTCGCCGGCGGAAGTTTCTTGCAGTTCGTGAAAACAGAGGATCACGACGAGTTTTTTAGCGGCGAAGAAGCTTGTGGCGGGTTCTTCTCCGACGAGCAACCGCCGTCTCTGAATTGGTACT